The genomic window gggtgagtttagcttcgaagtaatactgctgatagtggacttcattcctggattggtatcccccagagtaggctttaggctgaactgggttaacaactctcgtgtgttatttactttactgtttgtattgttttatgttatttgctctgtttatagacaagtgttggcgcaccagtaacaacatctgtctacaacagacaagtgttgctacaccttgagcaacacctgtccactgtgtgccaggaatttcagaaaGTAACAAATGGCtaaatataatcataataatGGACCAGAAGAATTGCATAACTAGTAGAAACAATGGGAAGGATATTGAAACCAGAAAAATGATATTGCAAAATCATTAGAAATCTAATTGCATTAATCGATAGTACACAAATATAGGTCTAAATTCTTTACAATATGTATGTGGTGATATTACAATTTCTACCCAAGATGACAcataaaataacttaaaatatataaatacatcCAAAGGTCTACAACAATTTATACAACAAGAATAACATCAATTCTGGGAACTTTTCTAAATTTACTATGCAACTCTTTTAAGAGCTTCAATGGTCTTTTCAGTTTCAACAACATTGTTCTCTTGCCAAACTCCAACAACATCAATTGTTTTAACATAGTTTCCTCGCATTCGCTTCCAAGAGATGCAAGTAGCATCAAGCCTACAAGTAAAAACAACCTATATCAATCCATTTGcgcaaaattgtcaaaaataaatcatactTTAAGAAGAAGTGCATTATTAAGAAGCATTGTCCATGACACCATTCTACCATTCTACCAAATGGTAAATGAACTGATGTTAATTTTGTAGTTCTTCCAAATGGCCTAAACTAAGGATGTAACTGGAACATAATCatttgaaaccattctaccagcaaaatggtttcagagtacaactctctgaaaccattctaccagctaaatggttttagagtacaactctctgaaaccattctaaaatcaattttaaacatCTCAATAAAAAAAGCCTAACATACACAGTGATTAGAAACAGAAAATGGATCATGTGTCTTTCTAAAGGTGAGATTTGTTAAGGTCCAACTCAAAAATGGATCATTTATACTTTCAATTGAAAGATAGCAAAATTTGCTATCAAATTTGAAGCCTCGACATAGCATAGAATGCTACATTTTCTTTAATCAATGTTTCTGCAAAGTGTTTTGGTTCTTCTTTTCTTGTGTTTTCTCCGATCTCTAAGTAGAAAGTCAATGCTTAGTATATGTTGCAGCAGGAAAAATTTATAAAGAACAAAAGTACATGGCACCACTTAAACAGATGTTTCCAAGATAACAGTGAGATACATGTCATGTACAAGATTAAATTAAGTTGAAAATGAGTAAGCATAATTCAACCATGGGAACTTTCATTTTGAATGCATAACCTGTGCTAACATCTATTAAGAAAAATCTATATAGATAAATGCAACAAACGAACTTGATTAGACAACTCTTAAAACAACATAAACACATACCAACAAACATGACAAATACAGAATAAATTCCAACAACAGCATAAAACATTGCAACAATTTCTGAGCAAAATCATTAAATATTATAATCACTCTCAACAATGATATTTTGGTGTCATGTCAGTATCAGATACTAACACGTGTCAAACACCAAACATGCCTTAAATCCGAAGTGTAGGTGCTACATCGCTTAAATCAATGCATTGGTTCAAATTGGACACTTAAATTCGATGCCATTAAAGATTGTAGCTTTCTGCAATATAGAACAAGGAGATTGTGTTAAGAAGTATAGTTACTTACCAAGCAAGTGATCTTCTAAGGAACCATTTGGCATATATTCATATACCAAAACCCTTTGATCACCTTCAGCACAATACCCTACTAAATTGACAAGGTTAGGGTGATGCAAAAGACTCAAAATCAAAACCTCTACAAGAAATTCTCTATTTCCTTGAAATCCATTTCTGTCAAGTTGCTTCACAGCAACAACCTGAAATGTAACAAGACACTCAATTATGTTATGATGATGTTACATATAACCTTAATGAATAGTCTTTTTCATGAACataatattcaaatgagaattTTGGTTGAAGTAATACTTGATCTGTGTTTTTAATTGTTCCTTTGTATACCCTTCCGAAGCCTCCTTCTCCTATCATATTGGTATAGTGAAAATTCTGAGTTGTAGCACATAGTTCGCGATACGAAAAAATCTTAGAGGTAGGATTTCCTTTTCCAAGCTTTGATATTTTCTACAAACACGTTCCATTCATTGCCAAACATTGCCAAAATTACTTGATGCTCTAATATTTATTCAATTCTAAAGAAATTTCTTCAATAAATGTAACCTGCTTATATTCAACATCAGGTTCACCCATACAAGATTCAAAAGTTGAACTCAATAATTATTCATCGTGGATTCAAAGGCAACAccattaagtacatctaatggttTTAGAGTAAAACTATCTAAAATCATTTCAATATTATTCATCTTGGGATTATGTAAGTTTCGTTATTAAAACTGACTCATAATATAGTTTGAAAAAACAAGTAAAATTCATTTGGTTGTAACTGCAGGTAATCTTGATACTAGACAACTATCATTCACAGAAATTATTACTATACTTAAGATCAAACCATTCATCCAAATTCAACATCTCAATCTCAAACCATACAATCTGCTAAAAATTTCTATCCAATCACAATTTTACTAATGGAAATACATTTACAAcaaaaccattagtctagtgaaatggtttcaagtATCATTTTCAAAAACCAAAGCCTCAAGAACAACAACAGCAAAAATCCTTTCCAAACCTAATTCCCAAAATCAAAACACATGAATACAGAAGAAATTAGAGGAAGAAAATATCACATATGCTTAGAGAAAGTAATTCACCTTTTCCGCTACTACCCATGTAATTCACCTTCCCCAATGATGAAAACAATGGAGAAAGTAATTTAACGATTGATTCATCTCCTCCAGCGAAGATTGCTAGGGTTCCGTTTTTCGCGCCGCGGTCTCCACCAGAGATTGGAGCGTCGATTGAGTGGCAGTTTTTGGAGGATGCAGCATCGGCAATTTCGACTGCGAGTGAAGGATCTGATGTGGTCATGTCAACGAGAATTCCTCCGGTTTTGAGTCCGGCGAGTGCGCCGGAGTTAGGGTCAAGGAGGACAGAGCGATTTGTTTTGTGTAATGGAAGGGAAGGGATCTGTTGGGGGTGTACGAAGCAATGGACGGGGTGTGCTAAGCAATTATCTTGGGCTTATGCACGGTGCATAAGCTTTGGCTTATGCACAGTAACCGGACCCTGTGTAATCTTGCTTTAGAATTGTAACTAACAAAGTGTAATTATTTAATCGGTAACAGTTGGTTACATCTAACTAAGCATAAGTTTGTTAGAAGTTAGACAAAATCAATGATGACTTGGCATTGAGTCAGTAAGGATCTGCTGAGCTGGCACTGCCAGCTAGACAAAGTTTGGATCTCCATATATAGATCCTTCGGCGCGTGTAAACTTCACTTTTCATCAATCAATGAAATTTCACAATGTTAATTTCTCTACTTTTCTAATAAAATCTGAAAACAAAGATTGA from Trifolium pratense cultivar HEN17-A07 linkage group LG1, ARS_RC_1.1, whole genome shotgun sequence includes these protein-coding regions:
- the LOC123902353 gene encoding probable serine/threonine-protein kinase PBL21, with the protein product MTTSDPSLAVEIADAASSKNCHSIDAPISGGDRGAKNGTLAIFAGGDESIVKLLSPLFSSLGKVNYMGSSGKGEGGFGRVYKGTIKNTDQVVAVKQLDRNGFQGNREFLVEVLILSLLHHPNLVNLVGYCAEGDQRVLVYEYMPNGSLEDHLLGLMLLASLGSECEETMLKQLMLLEFGKRTMLLKLKRPLKLLKELHSKFRKVPRIDVILVV